A genomic window from Algoriphagus sp. Y33 includes:
- a CDS encoding ABC transporter permease, whose translation MPDFGWIIKMAFRDFRKNISRLLLFVSSIVVGIAALVAISSFGENLTADIDNQAKELLGADLVLESNKPIGGQSIDSAATQMASEVNFASMVAFPETGASRLTQVRALEGDFPFYGFLETIPTSGDANFRDGGKKALVEKTLMAQFNAEVGDQIKVGEVLFEIVGELQKVPGQTGITASVAPAVYIPKAYLDETGLVQYGSRVEYSKYYQFASGTDVEALIKPYGDQWEEDRVDADTVEDRKRSTGRSFANLSNFLSLVAFIALLLGCVGVASAVNVFVKEKLSSVAVLRCLGVSSRDVLLIYLTEIMIMGLVGAILGAFLGTLLQFVLPTVFADFLPVEVSFGISWLSVGFGIITGLFVSVLFALLPLLKVRNVSPMATLRPETGDSTLLKDPLRWLVIVGILTFIWIFSFYLLDRVDFAFGFTGFVVFAFGILWGVAQLIIWAVRRFLPISFEYTLRQSLANLYRPNNQTVSLIATIGLGTAMISTLFFLQTQLLEEAKFADKEDQPNMLLFDIQTAQLQDVKAKIESRDLPIMQEVPIVTMQLSEINGVDKKENEELSDEENYSRWLYNREFRVTYRDTLISSEKLTKGELIPLGARGDSIFVSFESGFATGNGMKIGDEVEFNVQGRAIKTYIGSLRDVKFTQVSTNFLVLFPEGVLDQAPKFHVLITKTKNDREAADVQSEIVREFPNISIINLGTIVETLEEILGKISFVIQFMAFFSIATGILVLISSLIISKYQRMRESILLRTLGASSAIVSKINTLEYFFLGSLASLSGIILSFGATWLLSEFVFNISFRGAWLEALFLYLAITGLTIILGWLNGRKIINQPPMEILRGN comes from the coding sequence ATGCCTGATTTCGGATGGATTATAAAGATGGCTTTTCGGGATTTTCGGAAAAACATCTCTAGACTTTTGCTTTTTGTCTCATCAATCGTAGTCGGAATCGCCGCTTTGGTGGCAATCAGTTCCTTTGGTGAAAACCTCACTGCGGACATAGATAATCAAGCCAAAGAGCTTTTGGGGGCTGATTTGGTTTTGGAAAGCAACAAGCCGATTGGAGGGCAGTCAATAGATAGCGCGGCTACTCAAATGGCTTCTGAAGTCAATTTTGCCAGTATGGTCGCCTTTCCTGAGACGGGAGCAAGCCGACTGACACAAGTTCGGGCGCTTGAAGGAGATTTCCCTTTTTACGGTTTTTTAGAAACAATTCCGACTTCAGGGGATGCGAATTTCCGCGACGGAGGGAAAAAGGCATTGGTGGAAAAGACCTTGATGGCGCAGTTCAATGCCGAAGTGGGAGATCAGATCAAAGTAGGAGAGGTGCTTTTTGAAATAGTAGGAGAATTACAAAAAGTACCGGGTCAAACTGGAATTACAGCATCTGTTGCACCTGCGGTCTACATTCCCAAGGCCTATTTGGATGAAACAGGATTGGTACAATACGGCAGTAGGGTCGAGTATAGCAAGTATTACCAATTTGCATCGGGGACAGATGTGGAGGCACTGATCAAACCCTACGGGGATCAATGGGAAGAAGACCGTGTGGATGCTGATACTGTAGAAGACAGAAAACGTTCCACTGGTCGTTCATTTGCAAACCTTTCCAATTTTCTAAGTTTGGTGGCTTTTATTGCATTATTGCTAGGCTGTGTGGGGGTGGCAAGTGCGGTGAATGTCTTTGTGAAAGAAAAGTTGTCTTCGGTAGCCGTATTACGTTGTTTGGGAGTTTCTTCAAGGGATGTATTGCTGATTTACCTGACTGAGATTATGATTATGGGTTTAGTGGGAGCAATACTGGGAGCTTTTCTGGGCACTTTACTGCAGTTTGTATTACCTACTGTATTTGCCGATTTTCTTCCGGTGGAAGTTTCCTTTGGGATTTCCTGGCTCTCTGTGGGTTTCGGGATTATTACAGGATTATTCGTTTCTGTACTTTTTGCGTTATTGCCTCTACTGAAAGTGAGAAATGTCTCTCCAATGGCAACGCTAAGACCCGAAACCGGTGATTCTACTTTGTTGAAAGATCCGTTGCGTTGGTTGGTTATTGTGGGAATTCTTACCTTTATCTGGATTTTTAGTTTTTACTTGTTGGATAGGGTTGATTTCGCTTTTGGTTTTACCGGATTCGTGGTGTTTGCTTTCGGGATTCTCTGGGGAGTAGCCCAACTGATTATCTGGGCGGTTAGACGGTTTTTACCTATCTCTTTCGAATATACGTTGCGTCAATCTTTGGCGAATCTGTATAGGCCAAACAACCAAACGGTGTCGTTGATTGCAACCATAGGACTGGGCACAGCGATGATTTCCACCTTGTTTTTCCTACAAACCCAACTGCTGGAGGAAGCCAAGTTTGCGGACAAGGAGGATCAGCCGAATATGTTGCTCTTTGATATTCAGACTGCCCAACTGCAAGATGTAAAAGCTAAAATAGAATCGCGTGATCTTCCGATCATGCAGGAGGTTCCCATTGTGACCATGCAGTTGAGTGAAATCAATGGGGTGGATAAAAAGGAAAATGAAGAGCTGTCTGATGAAGAGAATTATTCCCGCTGGCTTTATAATAGGGAGTTTCGAGTGACTTATCGGGACACACTTATTTCTTCAGAAAAACTCACTAAAGGTGAATTGATTCCTCTGGGTGCGCGGGGTGACAGCATTTTTGTTTCCTTCGAAAGCGGTTTTGCCACGGGCAATGGGATGAAAATAGGGGATGAGGTAGAATTCAATGTGCAAGGGAGGGCTATCAAAACTTACATAGGGAGTCTCCGTGATGTGAAATTCACGCAGGTTTCTACCAATTTTCTGGTGCTCTTTCCTGAAGGAGTGTTGGATCAGGCGCCTAAATTCCACGTACTGATTACCAAAACCAAAAATGACCGGGAAGCTGCTGATGTACAGTCTGAAATTGTACGGGAATTCCCGAATATTTCCATTATTAACTTGGGGACTATTGTGGAGACGCTGGAAGAAATCTTGGGAAAAATCAGCTTTGTGATCCAATTCATGGCGTTTTTCAGTATTGCCACGGGAATATTGGTACTGATCAGTTCACTGATCATCAGTAAGTATCAGCGGATGCGGGAGAGTATTCTACTAAGAACTCTCGGTGCCAGTTCTGCTATTGTAAGTAAAATCAATACACTGGAGTACTTCTTTTTGGGAAGTTTGGCATCGTTGTCAGGGATTATTCTGTCCTTTGGAGCGACTTGGCTATTGAGTGAATTTGTGTTCAATATTTCATTCCGGGGAGCTTGGTTAGAAGCATTATTTCTTTATCTGGCTATCACAGGTTTGACGATTATTCTGGGATGGCTTAATGGAAGGAAGATTATCAATCAGCCACCAATGGAGATATTGAGAGGGAATTAA
- the rimO gene encoding 30S ribosomal protein S12 methylthiotransferase RimO — MKARTLKKDKVNIVTMGCSKNLVDSEVLLTQLRGNGINASHESGTDDNNIIIINTCGFIDNAKQESIDTILQYVDAKEQGLVDKVYVTGCLSQRYKDDLEKEIPQVDAFFGTRDLPAILKKFKADYKHELVGERLLTHSSHYAYMKISEGCDRPCSFCAIPIMRGGHISRPIEELVKEAEHKAAGGTKELLLIAQDSTYYGLDIYKKRNLAELMRRLSDVNGIDWIRLHYAYPTGFPMDVIEVMKERDNICNYLDIPLQHGSTDVLKAMRRGTTREKQENLIHSIRDILPDIAIRTTLIAGHPGEGEKEYQEMVDFVERMKFERLGVFTYSHEESTHAYTMEDNIPQEVKQERANNLMEIQEQISYDLNQEKIGKTFKVLIDKKEGGHFVGRTEYDSVEVDNEVLIDASKYYCRVGDFVNVKVTDATEFDLYAEVEG, encoded by the coding sequence GTGAAAGCGAGAACGTTAAAAAAAGACAAAGTCAATATTGTAACCATGGGGTGCTCCAAGAATCTTGTTGATTCTGAAGTGCTTCTCACCCAGCTTAGAGGAAACGGGATCAATGCCAGCCATGAGTCGGGTACTGATGATAACAATATTATCATCATCAATACCTGTGGGTTTATAGACAATGCAAAGCAGGAGTCAATTGATACCATTTTGCAATATGTAGATGCCAAGGAGCAGGGCTTGGTGGACAAAGTCTATGTGACAGGATGCCTTTCGCAACGCTATAAAGATGACCTGGAAAAGGAAATTCCCCAGGTTGATGCATTTTTTGGGACTAGAGATTTACCTGCTATACTGAAGAAATTCAAGGCAGATTACAAGCATGAACTGGTGGGAGAGCGGCTTTTGACGCATTCTTCACATTATGCTTACATGAAAATTTCGGAAGGCTGTGATAGACCTTGCTCTTTTTGTGCAATTCCTATTATGCGTGGAGGACACATCTCTAGACCTATTGAAGAGTTGGTCAAGGAAGCAGAACATAAAGCTGCGGGAGGCACGAAGGAATTACTTCTAATAGCCCAGGATTCCACCTATTATGGGTTGGATATCTACAAAAAGAGAAATCTTGCTGAATTGATGCGAAGGCTTTCTGATGTCAACGGAATCGACTGGATTCGTTTGCACTATGCATATCCTACAGGCTTCCCGATGGATGTGATCGAAGTAATGAAAGAGCGGGACAACATCTGTAATTATCTGGACATTCCTTTACAACACGGTTCTACGGATGTGCTGAAAGCCATGCGTCGTGGTACCACACGCGAAAAACAGGAAAACTTAATCCATAGCATCCGGGACATTCTTCCTGATATCGCCATCCGAACTACACTGATCGCGGGTCATCCAGGTGAAGGAGAGAAAGAATATCAGGAGATGGTGGACTTCGTGGAGCGGATGAAATTCGAACGTTTGGGTGTATTTACCTATTCTCATGAGGAAAGTACGCATGCCTATACGATGGAAGACAACATTCCTCAGGAAGTGAAGCAGGAGCGTGCGAATAATCTGATGGAGATCCAGGAGCAGATTTCTTACGACCTAAATCAGGAGAAAATAGGCAAGACTTTCAAAGTGTTGATCGATAAAAAGGAAGGCGGCCATTTCGTAGGCCGTACCGAGTACGATTCTGTAGAAGTGGATAATGAAGTGCTGATCGATGCTTCGAAATACTATTGCCGGGTTGGAGATTTTGTGAATGTGAAAGTGACCGATGCGACAGAGTTTGATCTGTATGCGGAGGTGGAGGGATAA
- a CDS encoding adenosine kinase, translating to MKKYDVTGIGNALVDIEFKVKDRFFTDNGVEKGLMTLVDEERQNALMQVINTEEAKKQCGGSAGNTVIAVSQFGGKAYYSCKVANDELGHFYMNDMKDAGVSHNLSESNLAEGITGKCLVMVTGDAERTMNTFLGITQTYSSADVNEAAIKDSQYLYIEGYLITSENGKEAMMHAKKIAEENGVKVALTFSDPAMVKYFKDPMAEVIGASVDLLFANEEEAMIFTGKDNLLEAREEMKKLAKHFVITQGKNGALIYDGDTFIDIEPYAITAIDTNGAGDMFAGAFMYGITNGHSYASSGKLASMASSKIVGQFGPRLQWHEAKDILARLNP from the coding sequence ATGAAAAAATACGATGTAACAGGCATAGGAAATGCCTTGGTAGATATAGAATTCAAGGTTAAAGACCGATTTTTTACCGATAATGGCGTTGAAAAAGGCCTGATGACACTGGTGGATGAGGAGCGCCAAAATGCTTTAATGCAAGTAATCAATACAGAAGAAGCCAAAAAGCAGTGTGGCGGATCCGCCGGGAATACTGTGATTGCGGTTTCTCAGTTTGGGGGCAAAGCTTATTATTCCTGCAAAGTGGCCAATGATGAATTGGGGCATTTCTATATGAATGACATGAAGGATGCGGGTGTTTCACATAATCTCAGTGAAAGCAATTTGGCTGAAGGGATCACCGGGAAATGTCTGGTAATGGTGACCGGGGATGCAGAGCGGACAATGAATACATTTCTGGGAATTACCCAGACTTATTCTTCGGCAGATGTCAACGAAGCAGCGATCAAGGATTCTCAATATTTATACATTGAAGGATACCTGATCACTTCTGAGAACGGCAAGGAGGCAATGATGCATGCGAAGAAAATCGCCGAAGAAAACGGTGTTAAGGTGGCGTTGACTTTTTCTGATCCGGCAATGGTAAAGTACTTCAAAGATCCTATGGCTGAGGTAATAGGGGCCAGTGTAGATTTGCTTTTTGCAAATGAAGAGGAAGCGATGATTTTTACAGGGAAAGATAATCTACTGGAAGCACGGGAAGAAATGAAAAAACTGGCGAAGCATTTTGTGATCACCCAAGGGAAAAACGGAGCTTTAATCTACGACGGAGATACGTTCATAGATATCGAACCTTATGCTATCACGGCGATAGATACCAATGGAGCAGGTGATATGTTTGCGGGTGCTTTTATGTATGGAATTACTAACGGTCACAGTTATGCCTCAAGCGGAAAACTTGCTTCCATGGCGAGCTCAAAGATCGTGGGTCAATTCGGGCCAAGGCTACAATGGCATGAAGCTAAGGATATATTGGCAAGACTAAATCCATAA
- a CDS encoding pitrilysin family protein: MKKITISFVLSLLVSVVSFAQVDRSQFPKAGPAPIIKIGEAETFTLDNGLKVFVVENDKLPRVSFTLVLERDPLFEGDKAGLTGFVGQMMKAGTTSRTKDQIDEEIDFIGANLGVSSTTVSASSLKKHQEKILDLMVDVLYNPIFPEEELEKLKKQSLTALATSKDEPNAISGRLSSAMVYGKDHPYGEVETETSLSKVTVEDVKDYYTTFFKPNIAYLAIVGDMSKSEAEEVVKKYFSEWERGDVPKFTYDAPAPPSKKMVGLVDRSSSVQTVIDIAQPIDLTLGDEDYISSRVLNQIFGGGSSSRLFMNLREDKGYTYGAYSSFSADKLIGQFSANASVRTEVTDSAIVEFIYEINRLVDEGVTEEELEKAKSNLAGSFGRSLESPSTIANFALNIERYGLPKDYYETYLQKMNALTVADINETAKKLIDPNKLFITAVGNGTEIKDKLAQFGEVTLYDNMGFPAKEMAAVDADMTSAKVIDNYIAAIGGLDKATSIKSAKLEMQAEVMGTQLTIELIHDDANMRFAQKTLVGGNVMQTSVVKDGKGSASVQGQSMAMTDEQVDAAKLSTYFLPELHYQTMGYTLTLDGIKDVEGTPAYKIIVATPLGSSVNNYYSVESGLKIKNENPVSGDTFYSDYQEKNGVLIPMTQTIKSAMIPVPLEAKVTGLELNPELNEEDFN; encoded by the coding sequence ATGAAGAAAATAACAATATCCTTTGTATTGAGCCTTTTGGTGTCTGTCGTGAGCTTTGCTCAGGTGGACAGAAGCCAGTTTCCAAAAGCGGGGCCTGCGCCTATAATAAAAATTGGTGAGGCAGAGACTTTTACCCTTGACAATGGACTGAAAGTATTTGTGGTAGAGAATGATAAACTTCCACGCGTATCATTCACGTTGGTGCTGGAAAGAGATCCATTGTTTGAAGGAGATAAGGCAGGATTGACAGGCTTTGTAGGCCAGATGATGAAGGCAGGAACTACAAGTCGAACCAAAGATCAAATTGATGAGGAGATAGATTTTATAGGAGCGAATCTGGGAGTGTCTTCTACGACTGTTTCGGCATCTTCTTTGAAAAAGCATCAGGAGAAAATCCTCGATTTGATGGTTGATGTGCTTTATAATCCTATTTTTCCTGAAGAAGAATTGGAGAAATTGAAAAAGCAGTCACTCACAGCCTTGGCTACAAGCAAGGATGAGCCAAATGCCATCTCCGGCAGGCTAAGCAGCGCTATGGTTTATGGTAAGGATCATCCATACGGCGAAGTGGAAACAGAGACTTCCCTTAGTAAAGTTACCGTGGAGGATGTGAAAGACTATTATACTACCTTCTTTAAACCAAATATTGCTTACTTGGCTATCGTGGGTGACATGAGTAAATCAGAAGCGGAGGAAGTGGTGAAGAAATATTTTAGCGAATGGGAACGGGGAGATGTACCTAAATTCACTTATGATGCTCCCGCGCCTCCAAGCAAAAAAATGGTGGGACTGGTTGATCGCAGCTCGTCTGTCCAAACCGTGATTGATATCGCCCAGCCGATAGATCTTACACTCGGTGATGAGGATTATATTTCAAGCAGAGTTTTAAATCAGATCTTTGGAGGCGGCTCCTCTTCCAGACTTTTTATGAATCTTCGTGAAGATAAAGGCTACACTTATGGTGCGTATTCTTCTTTCTCTGCGGATAAGCTTATTGGACAATTTTCTGCAAATGCCTCAGTCCGTACTGAGGTGACTGATTCTGCCATTGTAGAATTCATTTATGAAATCAACCGATTGGTGGATGAAGGAGTAACGGAAGAAGAGCTGGAAAAAGCGAAATCCAACCTTGCTGGATCATTTGGAAGATCTCTGGAGAGCCCTTCTACTATTGCGAATTTCGCATTGAATATCGAGAGATACGGTCTTCCAAAAGATTACTACGAGACCTATTTGCAAAAAATGAATGCGCTGACTGTAGCGGACATCAACGAGACTGCCAAAAAACTCATTGATCCTAATAAGCTTTTCATCACAGCTGTAGGAAATGGCACTGAGATCAAGGATAAATTGGCACAGTTTGGAGAGGTTACGCTATATGACAATATGGGCTTTCCTGCCAAAGAAATGGCAGCTGTAGATGCAGACATGACTTCTGCCAAAGTGATTGATAACTACATTGCCGCCATCGGCGGGCTGGATAAAGCCACTTCCATCAAATCAGCCAAACTGGAAATGCAGGCAGAAGTGATGGGTACGCAGCTGACAATTGAATTGATCCATGATGATGCCAACATGCGGTTTGCCCAGAAAACATTGGTCGGAGGAAATGTCATGCAGACATCGGTAGTCAAAGATGGTAAGGGATCCGCAAGTGTTCAAGGACAATCCATGGCAATGACAGACGAACAAGTGGATGCTGCAAAACTGAGCACCTACTTTTTGCCTGAGTTGCATTACCAGACCATGGGTTATACGCTGACACTTGACGGAATCAAAGATGTGGAAGGAACTCCTGCCTATAAAATAATTGTAGCTACCCCATTGGGTTCATCAGTGAATAACTATTACTCAGTAGAATCAGGACTAAAGATCAAAAATGAAAATCCTGTATCAGGAGATACATTTTATAGTGACTACCAGGAGAAAAACGGGGTTTTGATTCCAATGACACAGACAATCAAGTCGGCGATGATTCCAGTTCCTTTGGAGGCAAAAGTGACCGGTTTGGAATTAAATCCGGAATTAAACGAAGAGGATTTCAACTAA
- a CDS encoding pitrilysin family protein codes for MRKLTALGLVAGILSVPALAQTKIEFKEFDLDNGLHVIMHQDNTTPIVVTSVLYHVGSKNEQPDRTGFAHFFEHLMFEGSENIERGEYMNIIQAHGGTLNAYTSNDITYYYESLPSNELELALYMESERMLHSKVDQTGVETQREVVKEEKRQSYDNRPYGSILIETLKRAYTEHPYRWAPIGSLDDLNAASIEEFQQFYKDFYIPNNATLTIAGDIDYKQTEEWVKKYFSEIPKGTKEVYRPDVKEPKKTAEIRDIVYDNIQIPAVIQSYNLPPRNHADSYALSMLSTYLTGGNSSLMTKELVDKQQKALAVAAIPLDLEDGGIFIMYGITNMGVEPKDLETEIDKLIKQVQDNGISDGDFEKLQNIMENNIVSGNSSMAGVAENLAEAHVMFGEADYVNKVMEAYSKVTKADIQRVAKEYLTLDGRVVLYYLPKPTEAAQ; via the coding sequence ATGAGAAAACTTACTGCTTTGGGGTTAGTGGCAGGGATATTAAGTGTTCCCGCTCTTGCACAAACCAAAATTGAGTTCAAGGAATTTGACTTGGACAATGGGCTGCATGTGATCATGCATCAGGACAATACTACGCCAATCGTGGTGACTTCAGTTCTTTACCATGTAGGTTCTAAGAATGAGCAGCCGGACAGAACCGGTTTTGCACACTTCTTTGAGCACCTGATGTTTGAAGGATCTGAAAATATCGAACGGGGAGAATACATGAATATAATCCAAGCTCATGGCGGCACACTGAATGCGTATACGTCAAATGATATTACCTACTATTATGAATCTTTGCCTTCGAATGAACTGGAGCTGGCACTTTACATGGAAAGTGAGCGCATGCTACACTCAAAAGTAGATCAGACAGGTGTGGAAACTCAGCGTGAGGTCGTCAAAGAGGAAAAACGTCAGAGCTATGACAATAGGCCTTACGGAAGTATTCTGATCGAAACGTTAAAAAGAGCCTACACCGAGCATCCTTACCGCTGGGCTCCAATCGGATCCCTGGATGATTTGAACGCAGCTTCCATCGAAGAATTTCAACAATTCTACAAGGATTTCTACATACCGAACAATGCTACGCTGACCATCGCCGGAGATATAGACTACAAGCAGACAGAAGAATGGGTTAAAAAATACTTTTCGGAAATACCTAAGGGAACAAAGGAAGTCTATAGACCGGATGTAAAGGAACCTAAGAAGACAGCCGAGATCAGAGATATTGTTTATGACAATATTCAGATCCCGGCAGTAATTCAATCCTATAATCTTCCTCCTAGAAATCATGCTGATTCTTATGCATTGTCTATGCTTTCCACATATCTGACGGGTGGCAACTCCTCGTTGATGACCAAAGAGCTAGTTGATAAGCAACAAAAAGCACTCGCTGTGGCGGCAATACCTCTTGATTTGGAAGATGGTGGGATTTTCATTATGTATGGAATCACAAATATGGGAGTGGAGCCAAAAGACCTAGAAACCGAAATAGATAAGCTAATCAAGCAGGTTCAGGACAATGGGATCTCGGATGGTGATTTCGAGAAACTTCAGAACATCATGGAAAATAATATAGTGAGTGGAAACTCATCTATGGCGGGAGTAGCCGAAAATCTTGCAGAAGCTCACGTGATGTTTGGTGAAGCTGATTATGTAAACAAGGTGATGGAAGCCTACAGCAAAGTCACAAAGGCTGACATTCAACGCGTAGCCAAAGAATACCTGACCTTAGATGGTCGTGTGGTTCTATACTATTTGCCAAAGCCAACTGAAGCAGCGCAGTAA
- a CDS encoding M48 family metalloprotease, which yields MKTFKDVLNFCSVLILLSLSSCATNPVTGKKQVVFMSEAQEVAMGKQSDPEIVAFFGLYEDPQLQEFITAKGNEMAAISHRPNLEYEFKIVDSPVINAFAVPGGYVYFTRGIMAHFNNEAEFAGVLGHEIGHITARHSVIQQRNQLFGQLGLLAGIILVPELGQFMDPLSQGMQLALLKFGRDAERQSDKLGVEYSSQIGYDAVEMAGFFETLERQQGNSGASEIPPFLSTHPSPDERNATVENLARNWQQKSGIAKFEVNRDSYLRKIDGLVVGEDPKQGFVENNTFYHPVLKIQFPIPAAWGHQNTPQQFQMAPKAGDAIMMLTFAQGATLEEAANAVLEKYKLTKVESKKETINKLPALVMVADQKQEQGTIRVLSTLIQFDGNIYSLMGIADLTKFDSYQPVFQKTMRDFQELRDSEKLNRKPDIIKIKTVPRQMTLQAAFQHFGMATERFEELSLLNGMRLTDQVEKDMLIKVIGK from the coding sequence ATGAAAACTTTCAAGGACGTCCTTAACTTCTGTTCAGTGTTGATACTTTTGAGTTTAAGTTCTTGCGCAACCAACCCTGTCACAGGTAAAAAGCAGGTTGTATTTATGTCTGAAGCTCAAGAAGTTGCTATGGGGAAGCAGTCGGACCCTGAAATTGTCGCCTTTTTTGGGCTATATGAAGACCCCCAACTCCAAGAGTTTATTACTGCCAAAGGAAATGAAATGGCCGCAATCTCCCACCGGCCAAATTTGGAATATGAGTTCAAAATAGTGGATTCGCCGGTCATTAATGCTTTTGCAGTCCCGGGCGGTTACGTGTATTTTACACGTGGTATTATGGCGCATTTCAATAATGAGGCGGAATTTGCGGGCGTTTTGGGTCATGAGATTGGTCATATTACGGCTAGACACTCAGTGATTCAGCAGCGGAATCAATTATTCGGTCAACTGGGACTCTTGGCAGGGATTATATTGGTACCTGAATTGGGACAGTTTATGGATCCTTTGTCCCAAGGAATGCAGCTGGCATTATTGAAATTTGGAAGGGATGCAGAGCGTCAATCCGATAAACTAGGAGTGGAATACTCCTCCCAAATCGGGTATGATGCCGTGGAAATGGCTGGTTTTTTCGAAACGCTCGAAAGACAACAGGGAAATTCAGGGGCAAGTGAAATCCCACCTTTTCTCTCAACACACCCTTCTCCTGACGAAAGGAATGCCACTGTGGAAAACCTTGCGAGGAACTGGCAGCAGAAATCAGGCATTGCCAAATTTGAGGTAAATAGAGATAGTTATCTGCGGAAAATTGACGGACTGGTAGTGGGTGAAGATCCGAAGCAGGGATTTGTGGAGAACAATACCTTTTACCATCCGGTCCTGAAAATCCAGTTTCCGATTCCGGCAGCCTGGGGTCATCAAAACACTCCTCAACAGTTTCAAATGGCACCTAAGGCAGGAGATGCGATTATGATGCTCACGTTTGCCCAGGGGGCTACCTTGGAGGAAGCTGCAAATGCAGTTTTGGAAAAGTATAAGCTCACCAAGGTGGAATCTAAGAAAGAGACCATCAATAAACTGCCTGCTCTAGTCATGGTGGCCGATCAAAAACAGGAGCAGGGCACCATTCGTGTTCTTTCGACGCTAATTCAGTTTGACGGGAATATTTACAGCCTGATGGGGATTGCAGACCTTACAAAGTTTGACTCGTATCAGCCCGTTTTTCAAAAGACCATGCGGGATTTTCAGGAATTGCGGGATTCGGAGAAACTAAATCGCAAACCTGATATTATCAAAATCAAAACAGTTCCCCGGCAAATGACCTTACAGGCAGCTTTTCAGCATTTTGGCATGGCCACTGAGCGCTTTGAAGAACTCTCCCTTCTCAATGGGATGCGGTTAACGGATCAAGTGGAAAAAGACATGTTAATCAAAGTCATCGGGAAATGA
- a CDS encoding ABC transporter ATP-binding protein produces the protein MNILSVSNLSKVYISGSRKLTVLDEVTFNIKEGEIISIVGPSGSGKTTLLGLCAGLDSGSTGSVVLAGKALETLSEDQRAAVRNQSVGFIFQNFQLLPTLTALENVMVPLELKKRKDARQKAQELLGKVGLGDRGTHYPTQLSGGEQQRVSIARAFANEPKILFADEPTGNLDTETGEMIEKLIFDLNKEEGTTLVLVTHDLELAAKTQRIIHIKGGKIQEGANA, from the coding sequence ATGAATATTTTATCAGTATCAAACCTGAGTAAGGTTTATATAAGCGGCAGCAGAAAACTGACTGTTTTGGACGAGGTGACTTTCAACATCAAAGAAGGAGAAATAATATCGATTGTAGGACCGTCAGGCAGCGGTAAGACGACGCTCTTAGGACTTTGCGCCGGCTTGGATTCAGGCTCTACCGGTAGTGTTGTATTGGCAGGCAAAGCACTGGAGACGCTTTCGGAGGATCAGCGAGCAGCTGTAAGAAATCAAAGTGTTGGTTTTATTTTTCAGAATTTTCAGCTGCTGCCTACTCTTACTGCGCTGGAAAATGTGATGGTGCCTTTGGAGCTGAAAAAGCGAAAGGATGCTCGCCAGAAAGCACAGGAACTTCTTGGCAAAGTCGGTTTGGGTGATCGAGGGACACATTATCCCACGCAGCTTTCCGGTGGAGAGCAACAGCGCGTTTCTATTGCCAGGGCGTTTGCCAATGAGCCTAAAATCCTTTTTGCGGATGAGCCAACCGGAAATCTGGATACAGAAACGGGAGAAATGATCGAGAAATTGATTTTTGATCTGAATAAGGAAGAAGGAACTACACTGGTGCTGGTTACACATGATCTGGAACTGGCGGCCAAAACGCAGCGCATTATTCATATTAAGGGAGGAAAAATACAGGAGGGTGCAAATGCCTGA